The Gammaproteobacteria bacterium CG11_big_fil_rev_8_21_14_0_20_46_22 nucleotide sequence CTGGCATTATTTTCCTATCAGCTTTTGCTCGGCCATTTTGTGGGCCATCGTGTATTTGATCCCAGGTTTTTTAATCGGTTTTGCCTCAGAAGCCTTACCGCCAGGGCTTGCCACACACGTTATTTTATACGTTTTAGGCTTCTTGGTGCTGATCTGGTTGATCTATTGGGCGATCAAAGAGTTCAGTATTCTGTTTGGCCGTATGATCGATAAATTTCTCGATCGCTGCTGGAATAAGCTCTATTTCAATCGCCGCTGGCATTGGCTCACGCGCCTCATTCAAAATGCACAAGACCCAGGTCATCATGGTCAATTTGTGATGACCGTCATGTTTATCGTTTCCGCAGCTTTATTTATTACACTCTCAGTTCAAGTCATTTTTCAACACGGCCTCACGAGCCTAAACGCGCCGATTTTGCATATCATGCGCGGTTTGCGTGATGTGGGCGTGCAAAAGTTCATGATTTTCATCTCTATTTTAGGCGATGAACAAACACTGCTGCCCGCCATACTTTTCACCAGTATTGTTTTGTGGTTTAAGCGTTATCGCCACGCAGCTATTCATTTATTCATGGTCACCTTTATCGGCTGTCTCATCGCTTGGCTAATGAAAGAAGGCATTCCCAGTGCGCGACCGTCTGGCATTGCTTTTATCAAAGCCACGGGCTCATACCCTAGCGGACACACCGTTTTAGCGGTTTTGTGTTTTGGCTATGTTGCCTGGCTCGTGGGTCATAGTCGCCCGAGCTTTAAAAAAGTGAGTTACTGGATTGCGAGCGCGATGATCGCACTCCTCTTTCTTTCGCGATTGTACCTGTGTGATCATTGGTTCACCGATGTGATCGGCAGCTTATTTTTAGGATTAACGGTCGTCTTCGGCGGTATCATTTCCTACAAGCGCTTTCAAGGGCGAAACTTCACACCCAAAACCTTGCTATTGCCGTTTCTATTGTTCTTCGCACTTTTTGCTGCGATCAATATGATCCGAAATTTCCACAGCCTCTATCGCCACACTCAGCTTGTCTGGCAAGACAGTCAACTATCTCAAACACAGTGGTGGAAAACACGCACCATTATCATCGGTCGATACAGTAAAACCGCGCTCAATCGTAATGAAGATTTTTTAAACCTTCAGTGGGCCGGCAAACTGGATACGATTATTAGGGATTTACATGCTCACAACTGGGTCGTGTTTGTTCGCAAGAAAACCTTAGAAAACCAAAACACACCGCATCAATTACTGCAATTTGACCTAATGCCCAATCTGTATGAGTCGCGACTACCGAGCTCAGTGTTGGTTAACAATCATATGCAACCCTCGCTCGTTTTGCGGCTTTGGAAAAGCGATGTCACGCTAAGCCCGAGCAACACACCGCTTTGGGTGGGGTCTATAACCTATAATGAACGCCCAAAACATATCCTGCAAAAAAACAAAGCGGCTGATATGCAAGATATGCTTAAAGGCTTGTTGCCCTCTCTGGAAAGCGATTACCGCTGGAAAATCATTAATAACTCGCTCCTTATCATTGAGCCTAAAAACCTGGATACACCAACATGATTGATGCCTTAATACATATTTTAGTTTTCGTCGTTGAAGTCGTCGTACTGGCGCTGGCCATCGTGTTTGTCTTGGCCTCGATTATTGGCTTGAGTGCCAAAGCCAAAGCACAAAACAAAGTGAGCGTAAAAAACCTCAATGAACACTTTAATGAGCTTGCTCAAACAGTATTGAGCGAAGCAGACAAGCCCGCGAAAAAACAACACAAAAAAGCGGCCAAAAAAGCCAAGAAAAACCCGCCTAAACACACACTGTTCGTTGTTGATTTCTCAGGCGACATTCGTGCCAGCCAATCGACCGCACTGCGCCAAGAAATCTCCACCGTATTGCTGGCCGCTAAAAAAGGCGACGAAGTGTTTATCCGGCTTGAAAGCCCAGGCGGCTTGGTCAACGCCTACGGTTTTGCCGCCTCACAATTGCAACGCGTGAAAGACGCCGGCCTTAAACTCACCGTCGCCGTCGATCAAGTGGCTGCTAGCGGCGGGTATATGATGGCGTGCGTGGCCGACCGCATTATCGCCGCCCCCTTCGCGATCATCGGGTCGATTGGTGTGATTTTACAAATGCCAAACTTTAACAAATGGCTAAAAAAACACGATATCGATTTCGAGCAACTTTCCGCCGGCGAATACAAACGCACCCTCACCTTGCTGGGTGAAAACACGACGGAAAAACGCGAAAAAATGCAGCACGATATCGATGCAACACACGATTTATTCAAACAGCATGTCGCTGATCATCGCCCGAACCTGGACATTAGCAAAGTCGCCACCGGTGAATACTGGTACGGCAAGCGTGCCCTAGAACTTGGCCTAGTCGATGAGCTTAAAACCAGCGATGATTTTTTACTCGCAGCACGACAACATTGGCAACTGCGCCTAGTGAAACTGCACAGCAAACGTGGTTTCATGCAGCGCTTACGACAAGGCGCTGAAACCTTGCTTGCCACACAACAGACCGCGCCCTAATGCCTGTTGATATCCAGCACAATGTCTGCCTAAAAGCACTCAATACCTTGGCAATGCCGGTCAAAGCCAAAAGTTTTGTCGCACCTAGAAACCTCGATGAACTTAAAGAAATTATCCAACACGAAACGGGCCCGTTTTTTATTCTCGGCGGTGGCAGCAATTGTTTATTCGCCCACGATATTGATGCGTTAGTCATACATCCACAAATTTTCGATATGCGTGTACTGGAAGAAACGCCCCAGGAAGTGTTAGTCGAGTTTGGCGCCGGTGTTCCTTGGCACGAAGCGGTGACCTACTGTGTGAAAGAGCAATTTTACGGCATTGAAAATCTGGCACTTATTCCAGGCCTCGTGGGCGCTGCGCCCATACAAAATATTGGTGCTTATGGTGTGGAACTGTGCGATGTGTTTCACTCACTCGACGCAATGGACATAAAAACCGGCGAGCTTGTGCAATTTAATCGAGACGCTTGTCATTTTGGCTATCGCGACAGCGTGTTTAAACACGAAGCAAAAGGTTTGTACTGTATTACTGCGGTCAGACTGTGTTTGTCTAAAACACCCGCCTTAAAAACACGCTATCGCACATTGGATGAGTATTTACAAACACACCATATTATCAACCCCACAATCGATGATGTCTTTTGTGCAGTCATGAACATTCGCCAAAGCAAACTGCCCGACCCGAAAAAACTGGCCAATGCCGGCAGTTTTTTTAAAAACCCCATCGTCACGCGCGAAGTGTATGAAACACTGAAAGAACATGCCCAACATTTACCGCAATTTTCAGTTGATCAACAGCGGGTAAAAATCCCGGCTGCTTGGCTCATTGAACAATGTGGTTTCAAAGGGTATCGCTTGGGCGACGCTGGCGTACACACCGAGCAGGCCCTGGTCATTGTCAATCACGGCCAGGCTAGCGCCAAAGATATTTTAGCGCTGTCCAAACTCATTCAAACTCAGGTGTATGAGCGTTTCGGTCTTCATCTTGAACCTGAGGTTAATATACCTAACCTAGAAACGGCACCAGGCGTCTGATCATCTGTCATTTTCTTAAGGTTTATTTAAGCTTTTCACCGTAAAATAGGCATCATAGTTATTTAAATGAGATGGAGATTATCATGCCAAAAGTCAACGTAGCCGCCGCCGACCTAGCCGACCTCCTCGGCGTAGCCGGGCGCCGCGATGCAGAGCTTCGTCGCGTTTTTAAAGAGCAGATCTTACGTCGCCAACAGAAATTAGAGTTGCCGCACCTCTCCAGGAACGCTAGTTTACTAACGCTTAAGACAGAAATTGCCCAAGGGCTAGTTCCCCTCACAAACCTTGTAAAAAAAGCTATTGATCCAAGAGAAGAAGTTAAAGTTAAAACTAACACTGACGAATGGTTTAGCCTGATGGTTTTTTTGTCTTGGTTAAACGAGCATCTAGGGGCTTTTAAAGCTTTAGTGCGATCGTCCACACCCGAACCCGACCCTGAGACCTTGTTGCAACTATTTCGCCTTCTTGAACAACTAAACGAGCTTCATGAAAAATCAAGCTCCTGGGAAGAAGGCAAGAGGGCAACGGGGATAAAACAGCTCACGGATGGCACACGCATGCAGATTCGAGGTATCCAAGGCGACCTGCTTAAGCTTGTTGACTGTCTGGCATTCGATATCTTCTTGAGTAATAATCAGCACCGAAGAGAACAGGCACAACAGGCACCCCACAGTACGCTAACCGTCATGCAGGACGCCTATGGAAGAGAACCAGCAACGCTAACCGTCCTGCAGGACGCCTATGGAAGACAAAAAGCAAGGGTAGGGACCCTGCGGCTAGCCCTGATAAGCCTCTCTGAGCAATATTACGCTCAATCACTAACGGATCAAGCAAGAGCACTTTTCGCTTCCCACCTAAGAAAATGCTTAGGCACACTGTCTTCACTAAGCAATCTATACAAAAGCCTAGACTGGCTGTTAAGAAATGAAGTACCGTTTAAGCAAGAGGAGATAAAGACGTTCCTGGTGCCTGAAAGTGTGCTCATTCAATCGCTTATACTTCTGCTAGACCCAGTGAGAGCCGCTCTGGAAGCAGCCAGGTCTGCTGCTCCACCGGCGGCAGCCGCTCAACCGCCTTCTTCGGCCGCTGCTATTTGCAACGACGCGCCGCCGCCAGCACGGATGCCAATAGCAGGGACACTCTTTCGTGTCAATCATCAACATGCAGTGCCACCAGAGACTCCTCCTCCCCACCCAAAATGAGCCTGAGTTCATGAAGGGCTGTTGACGGAGCGGGCGAAAGCCATGTTGGCCAGCACAAGCCTGCCTTGTGCTGGCGATTAAAATTCGCTAGAATTGCGCAAATTTAAAACAAGGCGAGCAGCATGAGCACCAAAAAAGTCTTCATCAAAACTTACGGTTGTGCGATGAACGAGTACGACTCCAACCGCATGCTCGATGTGTTGGCCGATCAAGCCAACACGGTGGAAACCAAAACCATTGAAGATGCCGATATCATTTTGTTAAACACCTGCTCGATTCGTGAAAAAGCGCAAGAGAAAGTGTTCTCAGAGCTGGGTCGTATTCGAAAGCTTAAAGAAAAAAAACCTGATTTAAAAATTGGTGTGGGCGGTTGCGTGGCGAGCCAAGAAGGCAAACTTATCGCCCGGCGCGCGCCGTATGTGGATGTGGTTTTTGGCCCACAAACGATTCACCGCTTACCTGAGCTTGTTAAGCAGGCAGAAACCTCAAAAAAAGTCGTGGTTGATATTTCTTTTCCGGAAATTGAAAAATTCGATAAATTACCCGAGCCTTCAGTGAAAGGCGTAAGCGCCATGGTCTCCATCATGGAAGGCTGCAATAAATACTGTACGTTTTGTGTGGTGCCTTACACACGCGGCGAAGAAATTAGCCGCCCGTTTAACGATGTGCTTCGCGAGTGCATCGGCTTAGCCGAAAAAGGTGTGCGCGAAATCACATTTTTAGGCCAAAACGTGAATGATTACCAAGGCAAAATGGCGGATGGTGAAGTCGCAGACCTGGCTTTATTGATTCATACCGCGGCTGCGATTGACGGCATCGATCGCATTCGCTTTACCACCTCTCACCCGAACGCATTTTCTGAAAATTTGATCGACGCTTATGCTGAAGTACCTCAGCTCGCCAACCAACTGCATTTACCCGTGCAATCAGGCTCCGACCGTATCTTGGCTGCCATGAAGCGTAACCACACGATTTTGGAGTATAAATCTAAGCTGCGTAAATTACGTAAAGTACGCCCAGATATTTATATTAGCTCGGATTTTATCGTGGGTTTTCCCGGTGAAACAGAAGCTGACTTTGAAAAAACCCTGGATTTAGTGCGCGAGATTGGTTTTGATTTTTCATTCAGCTTTATTTATTCACCACGCCCCGGCACACCCGCGGCCAGCTTGCCGGATAACACGCCCTTAGACGTTAAAAAAGAACGCTTAGCACGCTTGCAAGCACTGCTCACTGAAAACACGCAAAAATATTCGCGCGCCATGGTCGGTACCGTGCAAAAAGTGCTGGTTACCGGGGCAGCTAAAAAACACGAAGGTCAGCTCACGGGCCGCACGGAAAATAACCGCATTGTGAACTTTGAAGGCAACCCACGCTTGGTGAATACTTTTGTCGATATCCACATCACACAAGCGCAACCGAACTCTTTGCGCGGAGAAATTGTCACGCAGGGAGAATAGGATGACGATCGGTCTGATCATCGGCGCCACACCAGAAGAAACGAAGCGGCGTGAAAAGCAAATCCATCAGTGGCGAGAGGCTTTAAACGCGCAGCTTGCACCGGGCGAGTTACAAGTCTGGCCCAACATCGACCAATCCACCATTGAATACTTGATCCTTTGGAATCACCCTATCGGCATGCTCAAGCAGTGTCCCCGCTTAAAGGCTGTGACCTCGCTCGGCGCAGGCGTGAACCATATCCTGGCCGATGAGTCACTACCCCGTGATTTACCCGTTGCACGTGTTACAGACACGGTGCTCTCACGTGATATGACACACTATGTGATTCAGGCTGTGCTTAACCAAAGCCGCATGCTGGATCGTTTTCGTGAAGGCCAAACGCGTAAAGAATGGCGACAAACACCGCCCTTTACACTGAACGATGAGCTCACTGTGGGCATCATGGGCTTGGGCGAAATTGGTCAGCACATTGCTCGCGCCTTGCAGTCGATTAATATACCCGTGATTGGCTGGAGTCGTAGACTGAAGACCCTGGAAAGTATGCCCTGTTTTGACGAAGCCGGCCTGGATGAATTTTTAGCTAACAGCCATATTTTAGTGTGTATTTTACCGCTGACGCCTGCAACAGAAGGCATTTTAAACCTTGAGCTCATGCAAAAACTGCCCAAAGGTGCTTACATCATCAACATCGCGCGTGGGCAGCACTTGGTGGAAGCCGATTTAATCACTGCTTGCGACAACGACCAGCTCTCTGGTGCCAAACTCGATGTGTTTCACACTGAGCCACTCCCGCAGGACCACCCCTTTTGGACACACCCCAAGATCGAGATCACCCCGCATAATGCAGGCGTCTCGCTGCCCGCCAACGTCGCCCCGTTTTTGCTTGAGAACTACCGCAGAGTACAACGAGGCGAAACCCTGCTCAATCAAGTTGAAATCACGCAGGGTTACTGACTATAGAGACAACCTGCTTTTAAGCCGCTGCTGCTGATGATGATGGAGCAGCTTGCCTTTGCGCCTCTTGCATCTCTTCAATCGCATCAAACAATGCTGCCGCCGTTTTGACGAGAACCGCATAACCTTTGATCTTGGATTCGTGCTGAATCTTTCCTAGCGTGGTTTTGACTTCAGTAAAATCAGGCTGCTGATGGCCTAGATTGCTTGCCGCAGAAAGGGCATCCCCAAGCATGCGCTCTTTTGTCTGGGCAAAATGTAAGGTATGCCTTTTTCCAGCCTTTTCAAAACGTGACTGAGATCGAACGTGCGCAGCAAAAAAACGGTCTTTCGCTGCTTGAAGGCGATTTTCTATGTTACTACTACTTAAGGAAAATGTGCTATCTGAAGCAGCGCTACTTAATAAAGGCTGAGTCTCTCCTGATCGCTGATGCGATTTAAGCATATCGCGCTTGATATTTGGATGAGACTGAAGAAGATCCATAACAGCGCTTTGGCTTTGTGCTTTACTAATCCCTCGGTTTAAATCTGACAAAAAAGGCGCCATGCGGCTCGTTTCGAGACCCCCTTTCATTTCATCTGATCCAGGCGTTGGTGGCTCTGGCGCATCCTGCGGGACAGCGCCATTGCCTAAGCAGAGCATGGGAATAATAATGACAAAAAAGAATATACCGAGAGTGCTATAGCCAGCATAGTGTCGTTTAGCAATCCGCCTATTAATGATGTCGTGAGCGAGATTTTTTAATTCTGATAACTCTAGCTGTTCAAGGCTTGTGTTGATGAAGGCGATAGGATCTTTTTTTCTAGACATGGAGTTAACCTCTCTTTTTCTGCTTCTGCACATTCCAACATTGGTCAAAAAAAAGTCAACCAAAAGCCTCGTTTTTTCGATTGATTTTTGCACATCATTTAGAATGCCTGGAGTTGGCAATTAAAAACATGACGCCTAGCCATCGCTTGCGAGCTAGACCGTTTAATGCCACAATCAGGCCAGAAACCTTACGGAGCCAGGCCCTCGTTGAACAATCTGCTACTTGACCACGCGTTTAAACTCAAACCCCACGATAATCAACGCCTGTCTGCCCTCTGCGGCCCTGCTGAAGAAAACATCAACTTCATCGAAAAGCACCTAGGGGTCACCATAAACCACCGAGGCCACCGCTTTAATATACAGGGTGATGATCGCCAGGCCATCGAGCAAGCCGCTCACGTGCTGGAAGCTCTCTACGCCGAAACTGAAAACGGTGAAGATATCGTCAAAGAGTCCATCCACCTCGCGCTCAAAGAAGACCCTGCCACACCGGCAGAAAAGGACATCACTTTACGCACCGAACGCGGGCTAATTCGTGCACGCACACCGACCCAAAAAGCTTATTTAGAACGTATTTTTGACCATGCGATTAATTTTGGCATTGGCCCTGCCGGCACGGGTAAAACCTTTCTGGCCGTGGCTTGCGCGGTCGACGCCCTTCAAAAGCACTTGGTTCAGCGCTTGATTTTAGTGCGCCCCGCCGTTGAGGCCGGTGAAAAGCTCGGGTTCTTACCCGGTGACTTAAG carries:
- a CDS encoding protease SohB, whose product is MIDALIHILVFVVEVVVLALAIVFVLASIIGLSAKAKAQNKVSVKNLNEHFNELAQTVLSEADKPAKKQHKKAAKKAKKNPPKHTLFVVDFSGDIRASQSTALRQEISTVLLAAKKGDEVFIRLESPGGLVNAYGFAASQLQRVKDAGLKLTVAVDQVAASGGYMMACVADRIIAAPFAIIGSIGVILQMPNFNKWLKKHDIDFEQLSAGEYKRTLTLLGENTTEKREKMQHDIDATHDLFKQHVADHRPNLDISKVATGEYWYGKRALELGLVDELKTSDDFLLAARQHWQLRLVKLHSKRGFMQRLRQGAETLLATQQTAP
- a CDS encoding UDP-N-acetylenolpyruvoylglucosamine reductase: MPVDIQHNVCLKALNTLAMPVKAKSFVAPRNLDELKEIIQHETGPFFILGGGSNCLFAHDIDALVIHPQIFDMRVLEETPQEVLVEFGAGVPWHEAVTYCVKEQFYGIENLALIPGLVGAAPIQNIGAYGVELCDVFHSLDAMDIKTGELVQFNRDACHFGYRDSVFKHEAKGLYCITAVRLCLSKTPALKTRYRTLDEYLQTHHIINPTIDDVFCAVMNIRQSKLPDPKKLANAGSFFKNPIVTREVYETLKEHAQHLPQFSVDQQRVKIPAAWLIEQCGFKGYRLGDAGVHTEQALVIVNHGQASAKDILALSKLIQTQVYERFGLHLEPEVNIPNLETAPGV
- a CDS encoding tRNA (N6-isopentenyl adenosine(37)-C2)-methylthiotransferase MiaB, which gives rise to MSTKKVFIKTYGCAMNEYDSNRMLDVLADQANTVETKTIEDADIILLNTCSIREKAQEKVFSELGRIRKLKEKKPDLKIGVGGCVASQEGKLIARRAPYVDVVFGPQTIHRLPELVKQAETSKKVVVDISFPEIEKFDKLPEPSVKGVSAMVSIMEGCNKYCTFCVVPYTRGEEISRPFNDVLRECIGLAEKGVREITFLGQNVNDYQGKMADGEVADLALLIHTAAAIDGIDRIRFTTSHPNAFSENLIDAYAEVPQLANQLHLPVQSGSDRILAAMKRNHTILEYKSKLRKLRKVRPDIYISSDFIVGFPGETEADFEKTLDLVREIGFDFSFSFIYSPRPGTPAASLPDNTPLDVKKERLARLQALLTENTQKYSRAMVGTVQKVLVTGAAKKHEGQLTGRTENNRIVNFEGNPRLVNTFVDIHITQAQPNSLRGEIVTQGE
- a CDS encoding glyoxylate/hydroxypyruvate reductase A, whose amino-acid sequence is MTIGLIIGATPEETKRREKQIHQWREALNAQLAPGELQVWPNIDQSTIEYLILWNHPIGMLKQCPRLKAVTSLGAGVNHILADESLPRDLPVARVTDTVLSRDMTHYVIQAVLNQSRMLDRFREGQTRKEWRQTPPFTLNDELTVGIMGLGEIGQHIARALQSINIPVIGWSRRLKTLESMPCFDEAGLDEFLANSHILVCILPLTPATEGILNLELMQKLPKGAYIINIARGQHLVEADLITACDNDQLSGAKLDVFHTEPLPQDHPFWTHPKIEITPHNAGVSLPANVAPFLLENYRRVQRGETLLNQVEITQGY